From Synoicihabitans lomoniglobus, the proteins below share one genomic window:
- a CDS encoding DEAD/DEAH box helicase, with protein sequence MPGSKSILRSETALGALILHLERDYGFNTRKRGRTYFRNGAVHHIWEDHEILTGSVTGSHGELYTTTLHLADDKWHADCTCPVGENCKHAQALGLQWLEQDIEIQAERMYPTKPPVAPAPVKKRKNSFREHWSPLLAAKIGRDLTRDENHLLSQLSALFHDYQNLGRLTRFALNEHGFAATSIPYDYNAWKPAFTGWWSDENPPADPWELWQYIALHWEREGQPIPEAFSGMTDTTAVRVRIDEVLQREELEQWRRSFTSRAIAQSETPKTSPLRDTYSDLRIRLNASGEAFLEGAPPDAKAWRAPTQKWLKHLATTRLDEIEAYPEPARSVALTFRFNAHYDRIDLGRGGQLSVGQLSTILQHPHAVAAVRLPDDSPYQVQPDPVELHGQPDPKDPSRLLFTRQLPNGRVIPTDAAPFVHAPDPLYLIDNRVWLGPERLPSSRLPISALSDPGISGQLKQLGLRLPSSFEAKFVDVELRPFLRCWLSETDAHHAYSSTTFHVQLFAQSDDPPCAQHWAGFEGWNWTADDRPPTPAADTPHYRFDLSRANAVSACFGEFKLVYASQFSSWIRNVTADFPQQFTMWRASLPADLVIEASPELQGLLGDPLRARVTASVSPSKGSGQDWFDVSLKLQPEDVTLTDEELRLLVAARGKWVRLPQRGWQRLSYDPTDKGDLDPAVERLGLTPDPSDLLTSRARPETHRYHALQLAGIPLDDKALATRLRQRVKKLQAVVAPPVPADLTAHLRPYQKEGYHYLVHLATQGLGGILADDMGLGKTVQTLAWLLWLRDRRPTGSPPFRVLIVCPKSVAPNWQNETARFTPTLTATRPVPRQPLPTDANLLVINYTQLRLRADDLTPIEWDAVILDEGQNIKTPTSTTARTARELRARHRLVLSGTPIENRLLDLWSLLAFAQPGLLGTQASFQRLYREKEDPAGARSRLATRVRPFMLRRTKSEVARDLPARTEEDISCELEGPQRKLYDAELKRARQLLLKVKTARQFDAERFNILQSLLRLRQICCDPRLVSTDTAASASVRKTTATSSAKLEALVDTLEPLVAEGHRVLVFSQFVTMLELIREALVARRIGHLLLTGQTENRQELVDTFQATDGPPVFLLSLKAAGAGLNLTAASYVVLYDPWWNPAVEAQAIDRTHRIGQTNNVIAYRLIAKDTIEEKIRALQHDKAALAAAVVQEDSLAKVMDLDSLRDVLS encoded by the coding sequence ATGCCCGGATCGAAATCCATTCTTCGTTCAGAAACCGCACTGGGTGCCCTGATTCTCCACCTGGAACGGGACTACGGCTTCAACACCCGAAAACGAGGCCGGACCTACTTTCGCAACGGTGCCGTGCACCATATTTGGGAGGACCACGAAATCCTGACGGGCAGCGTGACCGGATCACACGGTGAACTCTATACCACCACCCTGCATCTCGCGGACGACAAGTGGCACGCCGATTGCACCTGCCCCGTCGGTGAAAACTGCAAGCATGCGCAAGCCTTGGGACTACAGTGGCTTGAGCAGGATATCGAAATCCAAGCGGAGCGAATGTATCCGACCAAACCTCCCGTCGCCCCCGCTCCGGTGAAAAAGCGCAAGAACAGTTTTCGCGAGCATTGGAGCCCTCTTCTTGCCGCGAAAATAGGTCGTGACCTGACCCGCGACGAAAATCACCTGCTGAGCCAACTCTCCGCGCTATTCCACGATTATCAGAATCTCGGTCGATTGACCCGTTTCGCGCTCAACGAGCATGGGTTTGCCGCGACATCGATTCCCTACGACTACAACGCTTGGAAGCCTGCGTTCACCGGTTGGTGGTCCGACGAAAATCCGCCCGCCGACCCGTGGGAGCTTTGGCAGTATATCGCGCTGCACTGGGAACGCGAAGGTCAGCCTATTCCCGAGGCCTTCAGCGGCATGACTGATACGACTGCGGTGAGAGTCCGGATCGACGAGGTGCTGCAACGCGAGGAACTCGAACAATGGCGGAGATCCTTCACCTCGCGCGCGATCGCCCAATCGGAAACCCCGAAAACCAGCCCACTCCGCGACACCTACTCCGATTTGCGCATTCGTTTAAACGCCAGCGGGGAAGCCTTTCTCGAAGGTGCACCTCCCGACGCTAAAGCTTGGCGCGCACCAACCCAAAAGTGGTTGAAACACCTCGCAACCACTCGTCTCGACGAAATCGAAGCCTACCCGGAACCCGCTCGCAGCGTCGCGCTCACGTTTCGCTTCAACGCTCATTACGACCGGATCGATCTCGGACGCGGCGGCCAACTCAGCGTCGGCCAGCTATCCACCATACTCCAGCACCCTCACGCAGTTGCTGCCGTGCGTTTGCCCGACGATTCGCCCTATCAAGTCCAGCCCGATCCCGTCGAGCTGCATGGGCAGCCCGACCCCAAAGACCCCAGTCGACTGCTGTTCACTCGACAGCTGCCCAACGGCCGGGTCATCCCCACCGATGCCGCTCCATTTGTTCACGCCCCCGACCCGCTCTACCTGATCGACAACCGCGTCTGGCTGGGGCCCGAACGACTGCCCTCCTCCCGACTCCCGATCTCCGCTCTGTCCGACCCCGGCATCTCAGGTCAACTCAAGCAACTCGGCTTGCGCCTGCCCTCCTCCTTCGAGGCCAAGTTCGTCGACGTCGAATTGCGGCCCTTTCTGCGGTGTTGGCTCAGCGAGACCGACGCCCACCACGCGTATTCCTCCACCACTTTTCACGTCCAACTCTTCGCTCAGTCTGATGACCCGCCCTGCGCCCAACATTGGGCCGGTTTTGAGGGATGGAATTGGACCGCAGACGACCGCCCCCCGACTCCTGCCGCCGACACGCCCCACTACCGGTTTGACCTCTCCCGAGCCAACGCCGTCAGCGCATGCTTCGGTGAGTTCAAACTCGTCTATGCCTCCCAGTTCAGCTCGTGGATTCGCAACGTCACGGCGGACTTCCCCCAACAATTCACGATGTGGCGGGCGAGCCTGCCAGCCGATCTCGTGATTGAAGCCTCCCCCGAACTGCAAGGTCTTCTCGGTGACCCCCTTCGAGCCCGCGTCACCGCCTCGGTTTCGCCCAGCAAGGGATCCGGTCAGGACTGGTTTGACGTCTCGCTCAAACTGCAACCCGAAGACGTCACCCTCACCGACGAGGAACTTCGCCTCCTCGTCGCGGCTCGCGGCAAATGGGTGCGACTCCCGCAGCGCGGATGGCAACGCCTCTCCTACGACCCTACCGACAAGGGCGACCTTGATCCCGCCGTCGAACGCTTGGGTCTCACCCCCGACCCCTCCGATCTGCTCACCTCCCGCGCCCGGCCCGAAACCCATCGCTACCACGCCTTGCAACTGGCCGGAATCCCGCTCGATGACAAAGCCCTGGCCACTCGCTTGCGCCAGCGGGTGAAAAAGTTGCAGGCCGTCGTCGCTCCTCCCGTCCCCGCCGATCTCACCGCCCACCTCCGTCCCTACCAAAAAGAAGGTTATCACTACCTTGTTCATCTCGCGACGCAGGGCCTTGGCGGTATCCTCGCCGACGACATGGGGCTCGGCAAAACCGTGCAAACCCTAGCGTGGCTGCTCTGGCTGCGTGACCGTCGCCCGACCGGCTCCCCGCCTTTCCGGGTCCTGATCGTATGCCCCAAATCCGTCGCCCCGAATTGGCAAAATGAAACCGCCCGTTTCACGCCCACACTCACCGCTACCCGCCCAGTCCCCCGCCAGCCCCTGCCCACCGACGCCAACCTGCTGGTCATCAACTACACTCAGTTGCGCCTTCGCGCCGACGATCTCACCCCCATCGAGTGGGACGCCGTGATTCTCGACGAAGGGCAGAACATCAAAACCCCGACCAGCACGACCGCCCGCACCGCCCGCGAACTCCGCGCCCGCCACCGGCTCGTCCTCAGCGGGACGCCGATCGAAAACCGACTGCTCGACCTCTGGAGTCTGCTCGCTTTCGCTCAACCCGGTCTGCTCGGCACCCAAGCCTCCTTCCAACGCCTCTACCGCGAAAAAGAAGACCCGGCCGGCGCCCGCAGCCGCCTCGCCACCCGCGTGCGCCCCTTCATGCTGCGGCGCACCAAGAGCGAAGTCGCACGCGACCTACCCGCCCGCACTGAAGAGGACATCAGCTGCGAACTCGAAGGCCCCCAGCGCAAACTCTACGACGCCGAGCTCAAACGCGCCCGCCAACTGCTGCTCAAGGTCAAAACCGCGCGCCAATTCGACGCGGAGCGCTTCAACATTCTTCAATCCCTCCTGCGCCTTCGCCAGATCTGCTGCGACCCGCGCCTCGTCAGCACCGATACGGCCGCCTCCGCCAGCGTTCGCAAAACCACCGCCACCTCGAGCGCCAAACTCGAAGCCCTCGTCGACACCCTCGAACCCCTTGTCGCCGAAGGTCACCGCGTCCTCGTGTTCTCCCAGTTTGTCACCATGTTGGAGCTGATCCGCGAAGCGCTGGTGGCTCGCCGCATCGGCCATCTGCTGCTCACCGGCCAGACCGAGAATCGTCAGGAACTGGTGGATACGTTTCAAGCGACCGACGGCCCGCCCGTTTTCCTGCTTTCACTCAAAGCCGCCGGTGCCGGACTCAACCTCACCGCCGCCAGTTACGTCGTGCTCTATGACCCGTGGTGGAACCCGGCGGTCGAAGCTCAGGCGATCGATCGCACCCACCGTATCGGCCAGACCAACAACGTCATCGCCTACCGCCTCATTGCGAAGGACACCATCGAAGAAAAGATCCGCGCCCTCCAACACGACAAAGCCGCCCTCGCCGCCGCCGTCGTGCAAGAGGACAGCCTCGCCAAAGTCATGGACCTCGACAGCCTCCGCGACGTGCTGAGTTGA
- a CDS encoding addiction module protein produces MNERIRLEGRGGIAPEIETAWQSETRHRVAEIQSGQAKGIPLDEALAEARKRVGL; encoded by the coding sequence ATGAACGAACGCATCCGGCTTGAGGGGCGCGGGGGAATTGCCCCTGAAATCGAAACGGCCTGGCAGAGCGAAACGCGTCACCGCGTCGCGGAAATTCAAAGCGGACAGGCAAAAGGCATTCCACTGGATGAGGCTTTGGCTGAAGCCCGCAAGCGCGTCGGGCTGTGA
- a CDS encoding sensor histidine kinase — MSRAPCRMTEPNDAFPFEPAQLGSDMRGLVEALPELRQGAVNYAARDVIVEEGEANENLFILLEGTALLRKSDDHGHLVDVDTFGAGSMLGLTSFWSRTPVFARIEAETDVVCIAIGREVFDRLIARDRRFVQAVQNLFVRNLSDRYRNMISVHMERHQLETALKAERNQLRDTISQLEHMTNRLVNQEKLATMGQLLAGIAHEINNPVGAMLRGVDTAREALERTFAADGACAHEATLLAAGLECPFWSSEEKRNRMDELLSTHSEMGRPLARRLAQLTAPALAVVTPRLKAAAPVLESLLSAYELGVSFRAVNLSAHRIEKIVTSLRNYGRQSSTAWEDADIVQGIQDTLTVLNNRLKRYELHLDLQPVAAFPGNLGEINQVWTNLLVNAMDATPEGGDLFVSTVMDGAHPVVRIADSGTGIAPDKLDRIFNPNYTTKNQSGAFGLGLGLSISRDIVQKHGGTISAANRPAGGACFEVRFAP, encoded by the coding sequence GTGAGCCGCGCCCCCTGCCGCATGACCGAACCCAACGACGCTTTCCCCTTCGAGCCCGCGCAATTGGGCTCGGACATGCGCGGCTTGGTCGAAGCGCTCCCGGAGTTGCGGCAAGGTGCGGTCAACTACGCCGCGCGGGACGTGATTGTCGAGGAGGGCGAGGCCAATGAGAACCTCTTCATCCTGCTCGAAGGCACCGCCCTGTTGCGCAAAAGCGATGACCACGGACACCTGGTTGACGTGGATACCTTTGGCGCGGGCTCCATGCTCGGGCTCACCAGTTTCTGGAGCCGCACTCCCGTATTTGCCCGCATCGAGGCGGAGACCGATGTCGTGTGCATCGCCATCGGGCGGGAAGTGTTCGACCGCCTCATCGCGCGCGATCGCCGCTTTGTGCAAGCCGTGCAAAACCTCTTCGTGCGCAACCTGTCCGACCGCTATCGCAACATGATCAGCGTGCACATGGAACGGCACCAACTCGAGACCGCGCTCAAGGCCGAGCGCAATCAACTGCGCGACACCATCAGCCAACTCGAGCACATGACCAACCGGTTGGTGAATCAGGAAAAATTGGCCACCATGGGACAGTTGCTCGCCGGCATTGCGCACGAGATCAACAACCCGGTCGGCGCGATGTTGCGTGGCGTCGACACCGCCCGCGAGGCCCTGGAGCGCACCTTTGCGGCCGACGGTGCCTGTGCGCACGAGGCGACACTGCTCGCCGCGGGCTTGGAGTGTCCGTTCTGGAGCTCCGAAGAAAAGCGAAACCGCATGGACGAGCTCCTCTCGACGCATTCCGAGATGGGTCGGCCGCTGGCCCGCCGCCTCGCGCAGCTGACCGCCCCGGCTCTGGCGGTGGTTACGCCGCGGCTCAAGGCGGCTGCGCCAGTGCTTGAATCACTGCTCTCGGCTTACGAGCTGGGAGTGTCGTTCCGGGCGGTAAACCTCTCGGCTCATCGTATTGAAAAAATCGTGACAAGCCTGCGCAACTACGGCCGGCAGTCGTCCACCGCCTGGGAGGACGCCGACATTGTGCAGGGTATCCAAGATACGCTTACGGTGCTCAACAACCGCCTGAAGCGTTACGAGCTGCACCTCGATCTCCAGCCGGTCGCCGCGTTTCCCGGCAACCTCGGCGAGATCAACCAAGTGTGGACCAACCTGCTGGTCAACGCGATGGACGCCACGCCGGAAGGCGGCGATCTGTTCGTCTCGACCGTGATGGATGGCGCCCATCCCGTGGTGCGCATTGCCGACTCCGGGACGGGTATCGCCCCCGACAAACTCGACCGCATTTTCAACCCCAACTACACGACCAAGAATCAAAGCGGTGCCTTCGGCCTCGGACTGGGTCTGTCGATCTCCCGCGACATCGTGCAAAAGCACGGCGGCACGATCAGCGCGGCGAACCGCCCCGCAGGTGGTGCCTGTTTCGAAGTGCGCTTTGCGCCGTGA
- a CDS encoding response regulator, translating to MNQIYIMCIDDEPDVLEAVERDLSTLEHLFPLETASSAAEARTVLQRIADAGDEVGAVFCDHVMPAETGVELMRWISQQEPWKLTKKALLTGQAGLEATINAVNQGGLDYYVAKPWTKESLIEVAKRLLTDYIIETGKDPMRYITSLDTVRLVEAVRSKGIMSDT from the coding sequence ATGAACCAGATCTACATCATGTGCATCGACGACGAGCCCGACGTGCTCGAAGCCGTCGAGCGCGACTTGAGCACCCTGGAGCACCTGTTTCCCCTCGAAACGGCATCGTCCGCCGCCGAGGCCCGCACCGTGTTGCAACGCATCGCCGATGCGGGCGACGAAGTCGGCGCGGTGTTCTGCGACCACGTCATGCCCGCCGAAACCGGCGTGGAACTCATGCGCTGGATCTCCCAACAGGAACCGTGGAAGCTCACTAAAAAAGCGCTGCTCACCGGCCAGGCCGGCCTCGAGGCCACCATCAACGCCGTCAACCAAGGTGGTCTCGATTACTACGTGGCCAAACCTTGGACCAAGGAAAGTTTGATCGAGGTCGCCAAACGGTTGCTCACCGACTACATCATCGAAACCGGCAAGGATCCCATGCGCTACATCACGTCCCTCGACACCGTCCGTTTGGTCGAGGCCGTGCGTAGCAAGGGCATCATGTCCGACACGTGA
- a CDS encoding SLC13 family permease — translation MNAKALIGLALGIAGFAAAMLVPLNGLELSAQITLGIFVLAAVFWITEPIPIFATSMLVILLQVILLSSQGIVFSVRTAPLAETEMNATGALVVPATVINDAGVLYLNAEDKSARAIKPATIVPLGDDRVAVTGPGLDETARVIADPMHRSITVKSTPYATFYATLASPIIILFMGGFALAAAAVKFGLDLSLTRVLLKPFGTKPAFVCLGLMLCTGTLSAFMSNTATTAMMMTVVLPIVATMSPTDPFRKGIALAIPVAANIGGIATPIGTPPNAVALAALKDAGYTVSFSSWMMLATPFAIVMLVFAWWLLVKLFKPATNHFELNLSGSFNKSPKALISYAIFAITVLLWVTEKVHGISTSMVAFLPVALLPALGVLDKKDIRGFSWEVLWLMAGGISLGLSMKDTGLAAWLIGQVSWATLGNAGVVVVFGLVGFVLANLVSHTVSSTIIMPLAISVGATLAATGNFNLVGAVVAIAVIISLAMALPISTPPNAIAMSTGVIESKDLTKTGLIVGLVGVTLSVLLGLTLWPALVS, via the coding sequence ATGAATGCAAAGGCGTTGATAGGTCTCGCACTGGGAATCGCAGGTTTTGCCGCCGCGATGCTCGTGCCGTTGAATGGCCTGGAGTTGTCGGCCCAAATTACGCTGGGGATATTTGTCCTCGCCGCGGTTTTTTGGATTACGGAGCCCATTCCGATCTTTGCGACGTCGATGCTGGTGATTCTACTCCAAGTGATTCTGCTGAGCAGTCAGGGCATTGTCTTTTCGGTGCGCACCGCGCCCTTGGCGGAAACAGAGATGAATGCGACCGGCGCGCTGGTCGTGCCTGCGACCGTCATCAACGACGCGGGCGTGCTTTATCTCAACGCGGAGGACAAGTCGGCTCGCGCCATCAAGCCCGCGACGATCGTGCCGCTCGGTGACGACCGGGTGGCGGTGACAGGTCCGGGACTCGATGAAACGGCCCGGGTCATCGCCGATCCGATGCACCGCTCCATCACGGTGAAGTCGACCCCCTACGCGACCTTCTATGCGACGCTCGCGAGCCCGATCATCATCCTCTTCATGGGCGGTTTTGCGCTCGCGGCAGCGGCGGTGAAGTTTGGGCTCGATCTGAGTCTCACGCGCGTGCTGCTCAAGCCGTTTGGCACCAAGCCGGCCTTCGTGTGCCTCGGCCTCATGTTGTGCACCGGCACGTTGTCGGCGTTCATGAGCAACACCGCGACGACCGCGATGATGATGACCGTCGTGTTGCCGATCGTCGCCACCATGTCGCCGACCGATCCGTTTCGCAAAGGCATCGCGCTCGCCATTCCCGTCGCGGCCAACATCGGCGGCATCGCCACGCCGATTGGCACGCCGCCCAACGCGGTCGCGCTCGCGGCCCTCAAGGATGCTGGCTACACGGTCTCGTTCTCGTCCTGGATGATGTTGGCGACGCCGTTCGCGATCGTGATGTTGGTCTTCGCGTGGTGGCTGCTGGTGAAACTTTTTAAACCCGCGACAAACCACTTCGAACTCAACCTTTCCGGGTCGTTCAACAAATCGCCCAAAGCACTCATCTCCTACGCGATCTTTGCGATCACCGTGCTGCTTTGGGTCACCGAAAAAGTGCACGGTATTTCGACCAGCATGGTCGCTTTCCTGCCGGTGGCGCTTTTGCCCGCGCTCGGCGTGTTGGACAAAAAAGACATCCGCGGATTCTCGTGGGAAGTGCTCTGGCTCATGGCGGGTGGCATCTCGCTCGGACTGTCCATGAAGGATACCGGACTCGCCGCTTGGTTGATCGGGCAAGTCTCCTGGGCGACCTTGGGTAACGCCGGAGTCGTGGTGGTGTTTGGCTTGGTGGGCTTCGTTCTTGCCAACCTCGTTTCCCACACCGTGTCGTCGACCATCATCATGCCGCTCGCGATTTCGGTGGGCGCCACGCTCGCCGCGACCGGCAACTTCAACCTGGTCGGCGCGGTCGTTGCGATCGCTGTCATCATCAGCCTCGCGATGGCGCTGCCCATCTCGACTCCCCCCAACGCCATTGCGATGAGCACCGGCGTAATCGAATCCAAGGACCTCACCAAAACCGGCCTGATCGTAGGCTTGGTCGGGGTGACCTTGTCCGTTCTGCTGGGTCTCACGCTTTGGCCCGCCCTCGTCTCGTAA
- a CDS encoding spermidine synthase encodes MKARIILAEATSPDGGRLSLYEQDGAYGISHNGQELMHSRANASEILLGQIGVAHLARDATARVLVGGLGLGHTLRSVLDATGPAVTVDVVELIPAVVEWNRTHLAPLNRDALNDPRCHVRVADAGSVIHNAKAHTYDTILLDLDNGPVAMVAVNNARLYAGSGLRAVHAALKPGGCAVFWSAGPDKAFAARLTQQGFTTEAVPAKVHDRAKRAAYMLYVARRKKS; translated from the coding sequence ATGAAAGCGCGGATTATATTGGCCGAAGCCACCTCTCCCGACGGCGGCCGCCTCTCCCTCTACGAGCAGGACGGAGCTTATGGCATCAGTCACAATGGCCAGGAGTTGATGCATTCGCGCGCCAACGCCTCCGAGATTCTGCTCGGGCAAATCGGCGTGGCTCATCTGGCGCGCGACGCCACCGCTCGCGTGCTGGTGGGCGGGTTGGGCCTGGGCCACACCTTGCGCAGTGTGCTCGATGCGACCGGCCCGGCGGTGACGGTCGACGTCGTCGAATTGATCCCGGCGGTCGTGGAGTGGAACCGCACTCACCTCGCGCCTCTCAATCGCGACGCCCTCAACGACCCACGTTGCCACGTCCGCGTCGCCGATGCCGGCAGCGTCATCCACAACGCCAAGGCGCATACCTACGACACGATCCTGCTCGATCTCGACAACGGTCCCGTCGCCATGGTCGCGGTCAACAACGCCCGCCTCTACGCCGGCTCCGGTCTGCGCGCCGTGCACGCCGCGCTCAAACCCGGCGGCTGCGCGGTCTTCTGGTCAGCCGGTCCGGACAAAGCCTTTGCCGCCCGCCTCACCCAGCAAGGCTTCACCACGGAAGCCGTGCCCGCCAAGGTGCACGATCGCGCCAAACGCGCCGCCTACATGCTCTACGTCGCGCGGCGGAAAAAGTCGTAA